A window of the Cuculus canorus isolate bCucCan1 chromosome 3, bCucCan1.pri, whole genome shotgun sequence genome harbors these coding sequences:
- the VIP gene encoding VIP peptides isoform X1 — protein MEHRGASPLLLALALLSALCWRARALPPRGAAFPPVPRLGNRMPFDGASELDHVHGSLKSESDILQSTLPENEKFYFDLSRIIDSSQDSPVKRHSDAVFTDNYSRFRKQMAVKKYLNSVLTGKRSQEELNPAKVRDEAELLEPSFSENYDSVDELLRHLPLDL, from the exons ATGGAGCACCGCGGCGCCTCCCCGCTCCTCCTCGCCCTCGCCCTCCTCAGCGCCCTCTGCTGGCGGGCACGGGCGCTGCCCCCGCGGGGAGCCGCCTTCCCGCCCGTCCCGCG aCTGGGAAACAGAATGCCATTTGATGGAGCCAGTGAACTCGACCATGTGCATGGGTCATTAAAGTCTGAATCAGACATTTTGCAGAGCACACTacctgaaaatgagaaattctATTTTGATCTGTCCAGAATTATTGATAG CTCCCAGGACAGTCCTGTCAAACGTCACTCTGATGctgtcttcactgacaactaTAGCCGCTTTCGAAAGCAAATGGCTGTGAAGAAATACTTAAACTCAgttttaactggaaaaagaag CCAGGAAGAGCTAAATCCAGCTAAAGTTCGAGATGAAGCAGAACTTCTTGAaccttccttttcagaaaactaTGATTCTGTAGATGAGCTGCTGAGGCACCTTCCACTG GACCTCTGA
- the VIP gene encoding VIP peptides isoform X2 has product MEHRGASPLLLALALLSALCWRARALPPRGAAFPPVPRRLGNRMPFDGASELDHVHGSLKSESDILQSTLPENEKFYFDLSRIIDSSQDSPVKRHSDAVFTDNYSRFRKQMAVKKYLNSVLTGKRSQEELNPAKVRDEAELLEPSFSENYDSVDELLRHLPLDL; this is encoded by the exons ATGGAGCACCGCGGCGCCTCCCCGCTCCTCCTCGCCCTCGCCCTCCTCAGCGCCCTCTGCTGGCGGGCACGGGCGCTGCCCCCGCGGGGAGCCGCCTTCCCGCCCGTCCCGCG cagaCTGGGAAACAGAATGCCATTTGATGGAGCCAGTGAACTCGACCATGTGCATGGGTCATTAAAGTCTGAATCAGACATTTTGCAGAGCACACTacctgaaaatgagaaattctATTTTGATCTGTCCAGAATTATTGATAG CTCCCAGGACAGTCCTGTCAAACGTCACTCTGATGctgtcttcactgacaactaTAGCCGCTTTCGAAAGCAAATGGCTGTGAAGAAATACTTAAACTCAgttttaactggaaaaagaag CCAGGAAGAGCTAAATCCAGCTAAAGTTCGAGATGAAGCAGAACTTCTTGAaccttccttttcagaaaactaTGATTCTGTAGATGAGCTGCTGAGGCACCTTCCACTG GACCTCTGA